The following are encoded together in the Panicum virgatum strain AP13 chromosome 6K, P.virgatum_v5, whole genome shotgun sequence genome:
- the LOC120711775 gene encoding B3 domain-containing protein Os06g0194400-like encodes MAEAVSYEEQRRRQVEANKRKLEELQLHHLSAAVREAAAKPSPAKKRTARVPRDAAAEPLRRSGRVANLPEKPKYREEVLDFGRKVRRTYGSGRKDLVNRVYATDEERSHAITKAEELAGELGSRSRFPIFVKPMTQSHVTGGFWLGLPTPFCRKYLPKRDETIMLEDEEDDEFETLYLVRKMGLSAGWRGFAIEHKLVDGDCLVFQLIERTKFKVYIIRASSYYEDEE; translated from the exons atggcggaggcggtgTCGTACGaggagcagcggcggaggcaggTGGAGGCGAACAAGCGCAAGCTCGAGGAGCTCCAGCTCCACCacctctccgccgccgtcaGAGAGGCCGCCGCCAAGCCCTCGCCG GCCAAGAAACGGACGGCTCGGGTGCCgcgggacgccgccgcggagccgctccGGCGGTCCGGCCGCGTCGCCAACCTCCCGGAGAAGCCCAAGTACCGCGAA GAAGTTTTGGATTTCGGGAGGAAGGTCAGAAG GACGTACGGCTCGGGGAGGAAGGACCTGGTGAACCGGGTGTACGCGACCGACGAGGAGCGGAGCCACGCCATCACGAAGGCCGAGGAGCTGGCCGGCGAGTTGGGCTCTCGCTCCCGCTTCCCCATCTTCGTGAAACCCATGACCCAGTCCCATGTCACCGGAGGCTTCTGGCTG GGCCTCCCAACCCCGTTCTGCCGGAAGTACCTGCCGAAGCGCGACGAGACAATCATgctggaggacgaggaggatgaCGAGTTCGAGACGCTCTACCTCGTCAGGAAGATGGGCCTCAGTGCCGGATGGAGAGGATTCGCCATTGAGCACAAGCTGGTCGATGGAGATTGCCTAGTCTTCCAGTTGATTGAGCGCACCAAGTTCAAG
- the LOC120711777 gene encoding methionine aminopeptidase 1B, chloroplastic-like, producing MAARVPAAELNQHPSSPFAASRCYRPGGAALHAPLRVPSRTPRRTEESKRIIRRAAEEQGAGGARRWRREPLRREAVSARLRVPDHIPRPPYVGADAIPSVCPDRQVHDGESVMRMLDACELAARVLQYAGTLVKPAGTTDDIDRAVHQMIVDAGAYPSPLGYGGFPKSVCTSVNECTCHGIPDSRELQDGDIINIDVTVYLNVCTAC from the exons atggcggcgagggtcccggcggcggagctcaaccAGCACCCCTCATCGCCGTTCGCCGCATCCCGCTGCTACCGTCCAG GCGGCGCCGCCCTTCACGCCCCTCTCCGCGTGCCATCCAGAACGCCGCGGAGGACGGAGGAATCCAAAAGGATCATCCGCAG GGCCGCAGAGGAGCAGGGCGCCGGAGGAGCCAGGAGGTGGAGAAGGGAGCCGCTGCGGCGGGAGGCCGTCAGCGCGCGCCTCCGGGTGCCGGACCACATACCCCGGCCTCCGTACGTCGGCGCGGACGCCATCCCGTCCGTGTGCCCGGACCGGCAGGTGCACGACGGCGAGAGCGTCATGCGTATGCTGGACGCCTGCGAGCTCGCCGCCCGCGTTCTGCAGTATGCAGGAACACTGGTCAAA CCGGCTGGGACGACGGATGATATCGACAGGGCTGTGCACCAGATGATTGTCGACGCCGGCGCCTACCCGTCACCACTTGGATATGGTGGGTTTCCGAAAAGCGTCTGCACGTCGGTGAACGAGTGCACCTGCCACGGAATCCCTGATTCTCGTGAGCTACAG GATGGAGACATTATCAACATTGATGTTACTGTCTACTTAAACGTATGTACTGCTTGCTAG
- the LOC120713244 gene encoding uncharacterized protein LOC120713244 has product MIKENILGNGFHEVGEAGVQLLGQLLGLRDGVPPLLVGRGPPVRQVLPPQATRNSKAIGQATGTHRLGGGLSDGGGEVVEQELLELALVRLHLPPSLLLVHHRLRHLRLLCLPHSV; this is encoded by the exons ATGATCAAGGAAAACA TACTTGGTAATGGATTTCACGAAGTTGGGGAAGCGGGAGTCCAGCTTCTCGGCCAGCTCCTGGGCCTTCGTGATGGCGTGCCTCCGCTCCTCGTCGGTCGCGGACCCCCGGTCCGGCAGGTCCTTCCTCCCCAAGCG acgaggaacagcaaggccATTGGCCAAGCAACCGGGACCCACCGGCTTGGCGGCGGCCTCTCtgacggcggcggagaggtGGTGGAGCAGGAGCTCCTCGAGCTTGCGCTTGTTCGCCTCCACCTGCCTCCGTCTCTGCTTCTCGTacaccaccgcctccgccatctccgTCTGCTGTGCCTTCCGCACtct GTCTAG